The following proteins are co-located in the Maridesulfovibrio sp. genome:
- the leuS gene encoding leucine--tRNA ligase — translation MGFGKYEPELIENKWQKEWTEKGAFNVEADESRPKYYVLEMFPYPSGKIHMGHVRNYSIGDVVARYKRMKGFNVLHPMGWDAFGLPAENAAIKHNTHPAEWTYANIDDMRTQLKRLGYSYDWRRELATCHPGYYKWEQQFFLKFLEKGLVYRKKSPVNWCETCHTVLANEQVEEGLCWRCDTEVVQKELSQWFMRITDYAEELLESLNELEGGWPERVITMQRNWIGKSIGAELDFEVENCDETISVFTTRPDTLFGATFMSLAAEHPMVEKLIEGKPEADKVREFVHKVSNMDRIVRGADDLEKEGVFTGAYCINPLNGQKMPIYVANFVLMGYGTGAVMAVPAHDQRDFEFAKKYDLPMQIVIQPEGETLKLEEMEEAYSAPGVLANSGEFDGMPNEDAKGAIVEFLGKSGKGKKSINYRLRDWNISRQRFWGSPIPVIYCDECGIVPVPEQDLPVVLPEDAVMNEDGRSPLPDMESFHNVTCPKCGKAAKRETDTMDTFVESSWYFMRYTDSRKADAPFDSKSLEYWTPVDQYIGGIEHAILHLLYARFFTKILRDEGYTELSEPFKNLLTQGMVLKDGAKMSKSKGNVVDPNAMINKYGADATRLFILFASPPEKDLEWSDQGLEGAHRFLNRIWRLAEEFEGKLSATGACAKPSMELSSDAKTLRLKEHETVKRASRDMENKFQFNTVIAASMELVNEIYSLKDKLMETEDGRFALSSAYSTVLTVLSPIAPHICEELWAAMGYEGYIAEVEWPEHDEEALVTDEILIIIQVNGKMRGKLSVPAAASKEEIEKTALAHENVTKHTDDKTIRKVIVVPGKLINIVAN, via the coding sequence ATGGGTTTTGGGAAATACGAACCGGAATTGATTGAAAACAAGTGGCAGAAGGAATGGACCGAGAAGGGTGCTTTCAATGTGGAAGCCGACGAGTCCCGCCCCAAGTACTATGTACTGGAAATGTTTCCCTACCCTTCCGGGAAAATCCACATGGGCCATGTGCGCAACTACTCCATCGGTGATGTTGTTGCCCGTTACAAACGCATGAAAGGTTTCAACGTGCTCCACCCCATGGGCTGGGACGCATTCGGCCTTCCTGCTGAAAACGCGGCTATCAAACACAACACCCACCCTGCCGAGTGGACCTACGCCAACATCGATGACATGCGTACCCAGCTTAAACGTCTGGGCTACTCCTACGACTGGCGCCGCGAACTGGCTACCTGCCACCCCGGCTATTACAAATGGGAACAGCAATTTTTCCTCAAATTTCTGGAAAAGGGTCTGGTTTACCGCAAAAAGTCCCCGGTCAACTGGTGTGAAACCTGCCATACCGTTCTGGCTAACGAACAGGTTGAAGAGGGGCTTTGCTGGCGCTGTGACACCGAAGTTGTCCAGAAAGAACTTTCCCAGTGGTTCATGCGCATCACCGATTACGCTGAAGAACTGCTTGAAAGCCTGAATGAGCTTGAAGGCGGCTGGCCTGAACGCGTTATCACCATGCAGCGCAACTGGATCGGTAAATCCATCGGTGCGGAGCTCGACTTCGAAGTTGAGAACTGCGATGAAACCATCAGTGTTTTCACCACCCGTCCTGATACCCTTTTCGGTGCAACTTTCATGTCTCTGGCTGCCGAGCATCCCATGGTGGAAAAGCTCATCGAAGGCAAGCCGGAAGCAGACAAAGTCCGCGAATTTGTACACAAGGTCTCCAATATGGACCGCATTGTACGCGGTGCTGACGACCTCGAAAAAGAAGGCGTTTTCACCGGAGCATACTGCATCAACCCACTCAACGGTCAGAAGATGCCCATCTACGTGGCAAACTTCGTCCTCATGGGTTACGGTACCGGCGCAGTAATGGCTGTTCCCGCACACGACCAGCGCGACTTTGAATTCGCCAAGAAATATGACCTGCCTATGCAGATAGTCATCCAGCCTGAAGGGGAAACCCTTAAACTGGAAGAAATGGAAGAAGCATACTCCGCTCCCGGTGTACTGGCTAATTCCGGCGAATTCGACGGCATGCCCAACGAAGATGCCAAGGGCGCAATTGTCGAATTTCTCGGCAAGTCCGGCAAGGGCAAGAAGTCCATCAACTACCGTCTGCGCGACTGGAACATTTCCCGTCAGCGTTTCTGGGGCTCCCCCATTCCGGTAATATACTGCGACGAATGCGGCATTGTGCCCGTTCCCGAACAGGACCTGCCCGTTGTACTGCCCGAAGATGCAGTAATGAACGAGGACGGTCGTTCTCCGCTGCCGGATATGGAAAGCTTCCACAACGTTACCTGCCCCAAATGCGGCAAGGCTGCAAAGCGTGAAACCGACACCATGGATACCTTCGTGGAATCCTCATGGTACTTCATGCGCTACACCGATTCCCGCAAGGCTGACGCTCCCTTTGACAGCAAGTCCCTCGAATACTGGACTCCGGTAGACCAGTACATCGGCGGTATTGAGCACGCTATCCTGCACCTGCTCTACGCAAGATTCTTCACCAAGATCCTGCGTGACGAAGGTTACACCGAGCTTAGCGAACCGTTCAAGAACCTGCTCACTCAGGGCATGGTCCTCAAAGACGGTGCCAAGATGTCCAAATCCAAAGGCAACGTAGTTGACCCCAACGCCATGATCAACAAATACGGTGCGGACGCCACCAGACTGTTCATCCTCTTTGCCTCCCCGCCTGAAAAAGACCTCGAATGGTCCGATCAGGGTCTGGAAGGAGCGCATCGCTTCCTGAACAGAATCTGGAGACTGGCAGAAGAATTCGAAGGCAAGCTCAGCGCAACCGGCGCATGTGCCAAACCTTCCATGGAACTTTCTTCCGATGCCAAGACCCTGCGCCTCAAGGAACACGAGACGGTAAAGCGCGCCAGCCGTGACATGGAGAACAAATTCCAGTTCAACACTGTCATTGCTGCAAGCATGGAGCTGGTCAACGAGATTTACTCTCTCAAAGACAAGCTCATGGAAACTGAAGACGGCCGTTTCGCGCTCTCTTCCGCATACAGCACCGTGCTGACCGTGCTCTCCCCCATTGCTCCGCATATCTGCGAAGAACTCTGGGCTGCCATGGGTTACGAAGGCTACATTGCCGAAGTAGAATGGCCCGAGCACGACGAAGAAGCACTGGTTACCGACGAAATCCTGATCATCATTCAGGTTAACGGTAAAATGCGCGGAAAACTCTCCGTGCCCGCTGCTGCTTCCAAAGAAGAAATTGAAAAAACAGCACTTGCCCACGAAAACGTGACCAAGCATACCGATGACAAAACCATCCGTAAGGTTATCGTAGTTCCCGGCAAGTTGATTAATATTGTTGCAAATTAG
- the lptE gene encoding LPS assembly lipoprotein LptE gives MNSVKKLVLLLCVVFAVSACGYHNSATEPNRVSKQFHEVAIAKVENPTLERWLEPKIRSMLRDEITRRGQLVWTDKSKAEALINIRILELSDGSRILGDQDVTLKYDMTLKVQMQVISASDGALIWNSGPMTVTESYYTGQEDATQQLVTKLMVRRLVDRMNQAY, from the coding sequence ATGAATTCTGTGAAAAAGCTGGTCCTGCTGCTGTGTGTTGTTTTTGCTGTATCTGCCTGCGGCTACCATAACTCTGCTACTGAGCCGAACAGGGTCAGTAAACAATTCCATGAAGTTGCTATCGCAAAAGTGGAAAACCCCACTCTTGAACGCTGGCTTGAGCCTAAAATCCGCTCCATGCTCCGTGATGAGATCACCCGCCGCGGCCAGTTGGTCTGGACCGATAAGTCCAAGGCAGAAGCACTCATCAACATCAGGATTCTGGAACTTTCCGACGGCAGCCGCATCCTCGGCGATCAGGACGTAACCCTGAAATACGACATGACCCTCAAGGTCCAGATGCAGGTCATCAGTGCATCTGACGGTGCCCTGATCTGGAACTCCGGTCCCATGACAGTGACTGAATCTTACTACACCGGTCAGGAAGATGCGACCCAGCAGTTGGTCACCAAGCTCATGGTCCGCCGTCTCGTGGACCGCATGAATCAGGCTTACTAA
- the holA gene encoding DNA polymerase III subunit delta gives MSRPGYMFLICPDAELLHANIAELQEKHGATDYEKKVYWADEDLPQQFWDDLTLQTLFGSSKIVILRRAHNLKAAVWDNLDKTVASLASSSFLFICLEGQWKSKTPPIPAVLKKRKCWKFAEKQKWFWQSAGLDQKSISGFVGKWARANGLQVDSPVLNALAQALPKDARAARLELDKLDLAAGPERKILMEHVGLIAHSEEMDFFAFMRSMSEGGDPVEIWRRVLTNHSEKDSMIFMLTASLTREARALWMMIHGEDSEVRLPPFVKKQKQALAQRLGPARIARLFDIVMEAEIGIKTGQRKPEQALELLVASLTSLFAPPQSRR, from the coding sequence ATGTCCAGACCCGGATACATGTTTCTCATCTGCCCTGATGCAGAGCTGCTGCACGCCAACATTGCCGAGCTGCAGGAAAAGCACGGGGCCACAGATTACGAGAAAAAAGTATACTGGGCAGACGAAGACCTGCCCCAGCAATTCTGGGACGACCTGACCTTGCAGACCCTTTTCGGCTCCAGCAAGATTGTTATCCTGCGCCGCGCTCACAATTTAAAGGCTGCGGTCTGGGATAACCTGGATAAGACGGTCGCATCCCTTGCAAGTTCATCTTTCCTTTTTATCTGCCTTGAAGGGCAATGGAAAAGCAAGACACCGCCAATTCCGGCAGTACTGAAAAAACGCAAATGCTGGAAATTTGCAGAAAAACAGAAATGGTTCTGGCAATCAGCAGGACTGGATCAGAAATCCATTTCTGGATTTGTGGGAAAATGGGCCAGAGCCAACGGACTGCAAGTTGACAGCCCGGTTCTGAATGCCCTTGCCCAAGCTCTGCCTAAAGATGCCCGAGCCGCCCGGCTGGAGCTGGACAAGCTGGACTTGGCTGCCGGACCTGAACGCAAGATTCTCATGGAACATGTGGGACTGATCGCCCATTCCGAAGAGATGGATTTCTTTGCATTCATGCGGTCCATGTCCGAAGGCGGAGACCCGGTAGAAATCTGGCGCAGGGTGCTGACCAACCACAGCGAAAAAGATTCCATGATCTTCATGCTCACCGCATCTCTGACCCGTGAAGCACGGGCCCTGTGGATGATGATTCATGGCGAAGATTCGGAAGTTCGCCTTCCTCCTTTTGTGAAGAAGCAGAAACAGGCCCTTGCCCAGAGATTGGGCCCGGCCCGCATTGCAAGGCTGTTTGATATCGTTATGGAAGCTGAAATAGGTATCAAGACAGGCCAACGCAAGCCGGAACAGGCCCTTGAACTGCTGGTGGCCTCTCTGACATCATTATTCGCGCCACCGCAAAGCAGACGCTGA
- the radC gene encoding DNA repair protein RadC yields the protein MNDKPHYHGHRQRLKEKLGKDATSLADYEILELILGQVLPRQDTKPLAKELLAEFGSLGGVFRAPEEQLKKFKGIGPGVLIFFTLMREFWTRIAEEPMNGKEAISSPDAVYKAAMARIGNLSKEEFWIALVNNRNKVICWERLSEGTVDKTAVYPREVVALALRHNASGVILTHNHPGGDPSPSPEDTERTMEIAALCQDMEIRLLDHVIVTADRFHSFKEAGYL from the coding sequence ATGAACGACAAACCCCATTACCACGGTCACCGCCAGAGACTGAAAGAAAAACTGGGCAAAGACGCGACAAGTCTTGCCGATTATGAAATTCTGGAACTTATCCTCGGACAGGTTCTGCCCAGGCAGGATACCAAGCCCCTCGCCAAGGAACTCCTAGCTGAGTTCGGCAGTCTGGGCGGGGTTTTCAGGGCACCGGAAGAGCAATTGAAAAAGTTCAAGGGGATCGGTCCGGGAGTTTTAATATTTTTCACGCTTATGCGTGAATTCTGGACCAGAATTGCCGAGGAACCCATGAACGGCAAGGAAGCTATCTCCTCGCCGGATGCAGTCTACAAGGCAGCCATGGCCAGAATAGGAAATTTGTCAAAAGAAGAGTTCTGGATTGCACTGGTCAATAACCGCAACAAAGTGATATGCTGGGAAAGGCTATCGGAGGGTACTGTGGATAAGACCGCAGTCTATCCGCGGGAAGTTGTGGCACTAGCCCTGCGCCATAATGCCAGCGGAGTGATTCTGACCCATAACCATCCCGGCGGGGACCCGTCTCCATCTCCTGAAGACACAGAGAGAACCATGGAAATAGCCGCCCTCTGTCAGGACATGGAAATACGTCTGCTGGACCACGTAATCGTGACTGCAGACAGGTTCCACAGCTTCAAGGAAGCAGGATATTTGTAG
- a CDS encoding acylphosphatase: MTRSYHCVVTGKVQGVFFRAWVNDQAAALNLNGWVRNLNDGKIEVLLQGDEAKVAEMRTRLLVGPPLSQVADVKCEWMDYETEHKGFEIR; encoded by the coding sequence ATGACCAGAAGCTATCATTGTGTTGTTACCGGCAAGGTGCAAGGAGTATTCTTCCGGGCCTGGGTAAATGACCAGGCTGCGGCGCTGAACCTCAACGGCTGGGTACGTAATCTGAATGACGGAAAGATTGAAGTACTGCTGCAAGGCGACGAGGCAAAGGTCGCTGAGATGAGAACCAGACTGCTGGTCGGTCCTCCTCTTTCACAGGTTGCAGATGTGAAGTGTGAATGGATGGATTACGAAACCGAGCACAAGGGATTTGAAATCCGTTAG
- the lon gene encoding endopeptidase La translates to MLFLNSERTTSERKDFALKKKKSPIKPLKLNKKDKAEAQKKARKVSSPDAGNDQGLNKPPVSPLNVLHDAADLLEDAGSIPDDAHVDIPTTLPVLAVRDIVVFNYMILPLFVGREKSVNAVEAAMTSNRYVMILTQKDESVENPEHEDLYLTGTVCMIMRMLKMPDGRLKVLVQGVSRARIKRFIGSEPFHIAEIESIPEAESGKLDATQEALVRSSREQSEKILTLRGISSADIMSVLNSVNEPGRLADLIASNLRMKVEVAQSILECGEPVKRLTLVNTQLTQEVEVASMQNKIQSMAKEGMDKAQKDFYLREQLKAIKKELGESTDEAEEAEEIRAAIVRAKMPKEVRKEAEKQLRRLEAMHPEASEATVIRTYLDWMIELPWNKQSRDRLDIIEAKKILDEDHYDLEKVKERILEYLSVRKLNPSMKGPILCFVGPPGVGKTSLGRSIARSLKRKFHRMSLGGMRDEAEIRGHRRTYIGSMPGRIIQGIKQCGTRNPVIMLDEIDKLGSDFRGDPSSALLEVLDPEQNNTFTDHYLNVPFDLSKVMFICTANVLDSIPRPLLDRMEVIRIPGYTEHDKVNIAKRYILGRQCKENGLKENEMIMEDNIIAKIIKEYTREAGLRNLEREVGSVCRKLARKKAEGEKGPFEVTADNLHKYLGIPKHLEDEKENELPAGVALGLAWTPVGGSVLHVEVSAMPGKGKQLLTGQLGDVMKESAQAAVSFARRHAEEYGISPKFHEEQDLHIHVPDGATPKDGPSAGVTLVTALVSALTGIPTNPELAMTGEISLRGRVLPVGGIKEKILAAVSLGMKRVLIPAQNQKDLEDIPEELLKNIEITPIERIDEVWPIAKTK, encoded by the coding sequence ATGCTTTTTTTAAATAGCGAACGAACCACTTCTGAACGAAAGGATTTTGCGTTGAAGAAAAAGAAATCACCCATCAAACCTCTGAAACTGAACAAAAAAGACAAAGCGGAAGCCCAGAAGAAAGCGCGAAAGGTATCTTCTCCTGACGCCGGCAATGATCAGGGTCTCAACAAGCCTCCGGTCTCCCCGCTGAATGTCCTGCATGATGCGGCAGATCTACTGGAAGATGCGGGCTCCATCCCTGATGATGCCCATGTGGATATCCCCACCACCCTTCCGGTTCTGGCTGTCCGGGACATCGTTGTCTTCAACTACATGATCCTTCCGCTATTCGTGGGCCGTGAGAAGTCAGTCAATGCTGTGGAAGCGGCCATGACCAGCAACCGCTATGTCATGATCCTCACCCAGAAGGATGAAAGCGTTGAAAATCCCGAACATGAAGACCTCTACTTAACCGGAACCGTATGCATGATCATGCGCATGCTCAAGATGCCTGACGGTCGCCTGAAGGTGCTGGTACAGGGTGTTTCCCGTGCCAGAATCAAGAGATTCATCGGTTCTGAACCTTTTCATATTGCTGAGATAGAGTCTATACCCGAAGCTGAGTCCGGAAAACTGGATGCCACTCAGGAAGCACTGGTCCGCTCCTCCCGCGAGCAGAGTGAGAAAATCCTGACCCTGCGCGGTATATCCTCAGCTGACATCATGAGTGTTCTCAACAGTGTCAACGAACCGGGCCGCCTTGCCGACCTGATTGCTTCAAACCTGCGTATGAAGGTAGAGGTTGCCCAGTCCATCCTTGAGTGCGGTGAACCTGTTAAACGGCTGACTCTGGTCAACACCCAGCTCACTCAGGAAGTGGAAGTCGCTTCCATGCAGAATAAGATCCAGTCCATGGCCAAAGAAGGCATGGACAAGGCTCAGAAAGATTTCTATCTGCGCGAGCAGCTCAAAGCGATTAAAAAAGAACTTGGCGAATCCACCGATGAAGCAGAGGAAGCCGAAGAAATTCGTGCAGCCATTGTCAGAGCCAAAATGCCCAAGGAAGTTCGCAAGGAAGCGGAAAAGCAACTCCGTCGCCTCGAAGCAATGCACCCCGAAGCATCCGAGGCCACAGTCATCCGCACCTATCTGGATTGGATGATCGAGCTTCCGTGGAACAAGCAGTCCCGCGATCGTCTTGATATTATTGAAGCCAAGAAAATTCTCGATGAAGACCATTACGATCTTGAAAAGGTCAAAGAACGCATCCTCGAATACTTGAGTGTTCGCAAGCTGAACCCGTCCATGAAAGGTCCCATCCTCTGCTTTGTGGGCCCTCCGGGTGTCGGTAAAACTTCGCTGGGCCGCTCCATTGCACGCAGCCTGAAGCGCAAGTTCCACCGCATGTCCCTCGGCGGTATGCGCGATGAAGCAGAGATCCGCGGTCACCGCCGGACCTACATCGGCTCAATGCCCGGACGCATCATTCAGGGCATTAAGCAGTGCGGAACCCGCAACCCGGTGATCATGCTTGATGAAATTGACAAGCTCGGCTCTGATTTCCGTGGCGACCCTTCTTCAGCCCTGCTGGAAGTACTGGATCCGGAACAGAACAACACTTTCACCGACCACTACCTGAACGTGCCTTTCGACCTTTCCAAGGTCATGTTCATCTGCACCGCCAACGTGCTGGATTCCATTCCCCGTCCCCTGCTGGACCGCATGGAAGTTATCCGCATCCCCGGCTACACCGAACATGACAAGGTCAACATTGCCAAACGTTACATCCTTGGCCGCCAGTGCAAGGAAAACGGGCTCAAAGAAAATGAAATGATCATGGAAGATAATATCATCGCCAAGATCATCAAGGAATACACCCGCGAAGCCGGACTGCGCAACCTTGAACGCGAAGTCGGTTCCGTATGCCGTAAGCTGGCCCGCAAGAAAGCCGAAGGCGAGAAAGGACCTTTCGAAGTTACCGCTGACAACCTGCACAAGTATCTTGGAATTCCCAAGCATCTTGAAGATGAGAAGGAAAACGAACTTCCCGCAGGTGTCGCGCTGGGCCTCGCATGGACCCCCGTAGGAGGCTCTGTGCTGCATGTGGAAGTCTCTGCCATGCCCGGTAAAGGCAAGCAGCTGCTTACCGGACAGCTCGGCGATGTAATGAAGGAATCCGCACAGGCTGCGGTATCTTTTGCTCGCCGCCATGCAGAGGAATACGGTATCAGCCCCAAATTCCACGAAGAGCAGGACCTGCACATCCACGTGCCCGATGGAGCCACCCCCAAGGACGGACCGTCTGCAGGTGTAACTCTAGTTACTGCTCTTGTTTCTGCGCTGACCGGAATCCCAACCAACCCGGAACTGGCCATGACCGGGGAAATATCCCTGCGCGGACGAGTTCTTCCGGTTGGCGGCATCAAAGAAAAAATCCTCGCAGCCGTATCTCTGGGTATGAAACGGGTACTCATCCCCGCCCAGAACCAAAAGGATCTTGAAGACATTCCCGAAGAACTGTTGAAAAATATCGAGATCACTCCAATCGAGCGCATTGATGAAGTCTGGCCCATTGCCAAGACCAAGTAA
- a CDS encoding methyltransferase domain-containing protein has product MHRSSYARMQWFVENYCHSPERNLSVLDIGSCAVNKDDPLQTYRPLFAEDKFSYTGLDMVTGPNVDIAVNNPYCWRELENNSFDVVISGQVFEHIEFFWETMKEIARVLKAGGLLSIVVPGPFGVAYHACPVDCYRFFADGMIAMARYAGLEVIHASSAAAPKNAPDIWYETRDSFLIARKSENHQLPDMADYIFEKPDFERMRSGFIPDNYENKVYYDMFAVRIDGSGTLHELKNMEMVYLWALPDDRFYIWGTGGQYELHYQTLVQRTRPKNFIGFLDSNPKMQGTELDEYPVMAPQNCAHDKPDVIIIASHARKEIMENIRNILSK; this is encoded by the coding sequence ATGCACAGAAGTTCCTATGCCCGCATGCAGTGGTTTGTTGAAAACTACTGTCACTCCCCGGAACGCAATTTATCCGTTCTGGATATCGGCAGTTGCGCAGTCAACAAAGACGATCCGTTACAAACCTACCGCCCTTTATTTGCAGAAGACAAATTCAGCTACACCGGACTGGATATGGTAACAGGTCCCAACGTGGATATTGCGGTGAATAATCCGTACTGCTGGCGGGAACTGGAAAACAATTCTTTTGATGTGGTTATCTCCGGGCAGGTATTTGAACATATAGAATTTTTCTGGGAAACAATGAAAGAAATAGCGCGGGTACTCAAAGCCGGCGGCTTGCTTTCAATTGTCGTTCCCGGACCATTCGGGGTCGCCTACCATGCCTGCCCGGTGGACTGTTACCGATTCTTTGCCGACGGCATGATCGCCATGGCCCGTTATGCCGGACTGGAGGTGATCCATGCTTCATCTGCCGCAGCCCCGAAAAATGCACCTGATATCTGGTATGAAACACGGGACAGTTTTCTAATCGCCCGCAAAAGTGAAAACCACCAACTACCGGATATGGCTGATTATATCTTTGAAAAGCCTGACTTCGAAAGAATGCGCAGCGGATTCATTCCCGACAATTACGAGAATAAGGTTTACTACGACATGTTTGCGGTCAGGATTGACGGCAGCGGCACGCTCCATGAGCTGAAAAATATGGAAATGGTCTACCTCTGGGCACTGCCGGATGATCGATTCTATATCTGGGGCACGGGGGGGCAATACGAACTGCATTATCAAACCTTGGTGCAACGAACCAGACCAAAAAATTTCATCGGTTTTCTGGACAGCAATCCCAAGATGCAGGGGACAGAACTGGACGAATATCCTGTTATGGCACCGCAAAATTGTGCTCATGATAAGCCGGATGTGATAATTATCGCTTCCCACGCCCGAAAGGAAATCATGGAAAACATCAGAAACATTCTTAGTAAATAA
- a CDS encoding zinc ribbon domain-containing protein — translation MPIFEYKCADCGKEFEELVFNRDECPPCPECKSEKTEKLMSACKFKTGSGVPDMGDFGAAPAPAASSSSGCAGCSGGDCSSCGS, via the coding sequence ATGCCTATTTTCGAATATAAATGCGCTGACTGCGGCAAGGAATTCGAGGAACTGGTTTTCAATCGGGATGAGTGCCCGCCTTGCCCGGAATGTAAATCCGAGAAAACCGAAAAACTCATGTCCGCCTGTAAGTTCAAAACCGGCAGTGGAGTTCCTGATATGGGTGATTTCGGTGCTGCTCCCGCACCGGCAGCATCTTCCAGCAGCGGTTGTGCCGGGTGCTCCGGCGGCGACTGTTCTTCCTGTGGCAGTTAG
- the hemC gene encoding hydroxymethylbilane synthase produces MRKITIATRGSKLALWQANHISDLLREEYPGIEVQLLKIKTKGDKILDVPLAKVGGKGLFVKEIEEALLDGRADLAVHSMKDVPTELPEGLEVGIIPPREAETDTLLSVKYDSLKDLPAGAVVGTSSLRRQSQILALRDDLKIESLRGNLDTRVGKLLNGEFDAIVVATAGLNRLKLSAPKSEVLGPPTFLPAVAQGALGIEYRIEDTEIQDILAFLHDEMTARQVKAERGFLTGLDGGCQVPIAAWSQLEGDQVKLTGFVADIDGSSPIRMEKTGPADDAWNIGLALAEEVLAAGAKEILDRVYDKC; encoded by the coding sequence ATGAGAAAAATTACCATCGCAACACGCGGCAGCAAACTTGCCCTCTGGCAAGCAAACCATATTTCCGACCTTCTGCGTGAAGAATATCCCGGAATCGAAGTTCAGCTGCTCAAGATCAAAACCAAGGGCGACAAGATTCTGGACGTTCCGCTGGCAAAAGTGGGCGGCAAGGGTCTTTTCGTAAAGGAAATCGAAGAAGCACTTCTTGATGGCCGTGCCGACCTCGCTGTTCACAGCATGAAGGATGTTCCCACCGAACTTCCTGAAGGTCTTGAAGTGGGCATTATTCCCCCGCGTGAAGCAGAAACCGACACCCTGCTTTCCGTTAAATACGATTCCCTCAAGGACCTGCCCGCCGGAGCGGTTGTCGGGACCAGCAGCCTGCGCCGCCAGTCTCAAATTCTGGCCCTGCGCGATGACCTGAAAATCGAATCCCTGCGCGGCAACCTTGATACCCGTGTAGGAAAGCTTCTCAACGGAGAATTCGACGCTATCGTGGTTGCTACTGCCGGACTGAACAGACTCAAGCTTTCCGCTCCCAAAAGTGAAGTCCTCGGCCCCCCGACCTTCCTGCCCGCAGTGGCACAGGGTGCGCTGGGCATTGAGTACCGCATTGAGGACACCGAGATTCAGGATATTCTTGCATTTCTGCACGACGAAATGACTGCACGTCAGGTCAAAGCAGAGCGCGGATTCCTGACCGGCCTTGACGGTGGCTGTCAGGTTCCCATCGCAGCTTGGTCCCAGCTTGAAGGAGATCAGGTCAAGCTGACCGGATTTGTTGCTGATATCGACGGTTCCAGCCCCATCCGCATGGAGAAGACCGGACCTGCCGATGACGCATGGAACATCGGCCTTGCCCTTGCCGAAGAAGTTCTGGCTGCAGGAGCCAAGGAAATTCTCGATCGCGTTTACGACAAGTGCTAG